One genomic region from Terriglobus aquaticus encodes:
- the trpD gene encoding anthranilate phosphoribosyltransferase, whose protein sequence is MTADQLLLSVTAESEALSLDDARDLMQSLLAGEFSPQEMTDLLTALHERGETAAELAGFAQAMREASITLPLTDAERDTLVDTCGTGGDASGTFNISTATALVAAAAGARVAKHGNRSITSRCGSADVLEALGIPIEHTPESAAEAIRRHGFAFLLATRMHPAMRIVAPVRRALPFRTVFNLLGPMTNPAGARRQVLGVYSAQAVPLVAEALATSAHMHSAMVVHGEGATGGLDELALSGPSTVATVHGPEVHVQTLRPEDAGLTPSTDFLQGGDARENAAILLEIFAAGSPGSASSPRRDIVLLNAAAVLQIAGIADSLVHGRELAAHAIDSGAVTRLINALRG, encoded by the coding sequence ATGACCGCGGATCAACTGCTGCTCAGCGTTACGGCCGAAAGCGAAGCTCTGTCGCTCGACGACGCCCGCGACCTCATGCAATCCCTGCTCGCCGGTGAGTTCTCCCCGCAGGAGATGACGGACCTCCTCACCGCCTTGCACGAGCGTGGCGAAACCGCCGCCGAACTCGCCGGCTTCGCCCAGGCCATGCGCGAGGCCTCCATCACCCTCCCGCTCACCGACGCCGAGCGCGACACCCTCGTCGACACTTGCGGCACCGGCGGCGACGCAAGCGGCACCTTCAATATCTCCACCGCCACGGCGCTCGTCGCGGCGGCCGCCGGCGCCCGCGTCGCCAAGCACGGCAACCGCAGCATCACCTCGCGCTGCGGCTCGGCCGACGTGCTCGAAGCTCTCGGCATCCCCATCGAGCACACGCCCGAATCCGCCGCCGAAGCTATCCGCCGTCACGGTTTCGCGTTCCTCCTCGCCACCCGCATGCACCCCGCCATGCGCATCGTCGCGCCGGTGCGCCGCGCCCTTCCGTTCCGCACCGTCTTCAACCTGCTCGGCCCCATGACCAACCCTGCGGGCGCTCGCCGCCAGGTGCTCGGCGTCTACTCGGCACAGGCCGTCCCGCTCGTCGCCGAGGCCCTCGCCACCTCCGCCCACATGCACAGCGCCATGGTGGTCCACGGCGAAGGCGCAACCGGTGGTCTCGACGAACTCGCACTCTCCGGCCCTAGCACCGTCGCCACCGTGCACGGCCCCGAGGTCCACGTGCAGACGCTGCGCCCCGAGGACGCCGGCCTCACGCCCTCCACTGACTTTCTCCAGGGCGGTGACGCCCGCGAAAACGCCGCCATCCTGCTCGAAATCTTCGCCGCCGGAAGCCCCGGCTCCGCAAGCTCACCTCGCCGGGACATCGTCCTTCTCAACGCAGCCGCCGTCCTGCAAATTGCAGGCATCGCGGACTCGCTCGTTCACGGCAGAGAGCTCGCGGCCCACGCCATCGACTCCGGCGCCGTCACCCGCCTTATCAACGCGCTCCGCGGTTAG